Proteins from one Faecalibacterium sp. I3-3-33 genomic window:
- a CDS encoding DUF5301 domain-containing protein → MKRFLSLFLCLTCILTLVACGKKAAPITLPQADKITSIDITTEENTVSHSDKTWISEVIADISSSEPTKKESVQDFPQAESYIKIDFRLEKGTITIFAYEDRGKYYLEQPYQGIYKTDRKLFERLKETD, encoded by the coding sequence ATGAAAAGATTTCTTTCTTTGTTTTTGTGTCTTACCTGTATCCTGACTTTAGTTGCGTGTGGAAAAAAAGCAGCGCCCATTACGCTGCCTCAAGCCGATAAGATTACATCTATTGATATAACTACTGAAGAAAACACAGTAAGTCATTCAGACAAAACTTGGATAAGTGAAGTAATCGCCGATATTTCCAGTTCTGAACCAACTAAGAAGGAAAGCGTTCAAGACTTTCCGCAAGCGGAAAGTTATATCAAGATTGACTTCCGGCTTGAGAAAGGAACAATTACGATCTTTGCGTATGAGGACAGGGGAAAGTACTATCTTGAACAGCCTTATCAAGGAATTTATAAAACTGATCGCAAACTGTTCGAAAGGCTGAAAGAAACTGATTGA
- a CDS encoding recombinase family protein has product MTAVIYARYSSDSQREASIEGQLRDCKDYAEKNGITVVGTYIDRAYSAKTDDRPDFQRMIKDSAKKIFDVVLVWKLDRFARNRYDAVNYKYQLEKNGVHLVSAMEPISQGPEGIMVESMLIGMAEYYSAELALKVARGERENALQCKYNGGIVPLGFTIGKEDRLYHIDPETAPIVQEIFTRYANGEPAEKIAASLNERGLRTRTGKPFVKNSFFQVFRNRRYIGEYRYKDIVTPGGIPAIVDEDLFNRVQQRFEQNKIAHGRPAKEDVSYLLTTKLFCGKCGTLMGGESGTSHMGNTYYYYKCGNAKRHGKAHCDLKAIRKEPLERFVVDTAIKVIFSDEIIEQMIDLVMEAQQKENTRLPVLKDQLRDTEKRLANLLEAIEQGILTPTTKQRLDELEARKEALNTSILEEELKKPVLTREWMRFWFEKFRKGDMRDMEHQRQIIDTFVNSVYVFDDRIVLNFNFTDDAKTVTREEVLGSSAVDNAPPNPQTIRSGDFLL; this is encoded by the coding sequence ATGACTGCTGTGATCTACGCCCGCTATTCTTCCGACAGCCAGCGCGAAGCGTCCATTGAAGGGCAGCTGCGCGACTGCAAGGACTACGCCGAGAAGAACGGTATCACCGTGGTCGGCACCTACATCGACCGTGCCTACTCTGCCAAGACGGATGACCGCCCGGACTTCCAGAGGATGATTAAGGACAGCGCAAAGAAAATTTTCGATGTGGTTCTGGTCTGGAAGCTCGACCGCTTTGCCCGGAACCGCTACGATGCCGTGAACTACAAGTACCAGCTGGAGAAGAACGGTGTCCATCTGGTGTCTGCCATGGAACCCATCTCGCAGGGGCCTGAAGGCATTATGGTGGAGAGTATGCTGATTGGCATGGCGGAATACTATTCCGCCGAACTCGCCCTGAAAGTAGCGCGCGGTGAGCGCGAAAATGCACTCCAGTGCAAGTACAACGGCGGGATCGTTCCGCTGGGCTTCACCATTGGCAAGGAGGACAGGCTGTACCATATCGACCCTGAGACAGCTCCCATTGTGCAGGAGATCTTCACCCGGTACGCCAACGGCGAGCCTGCCGAGAAAATCGCAGCATCCCTGAATGAGCGAGGGCTGCGCACCCGCACCGGGAAGCCGTTCGTAAAGAACAGCTTCTTCCAGGTTTTCCGGAACCGCCGTTACATAGGTGAATACCGATATAAGGACATCGTGACACCGGGCGGCATTCCCGCCATTGTGGATGAGGACTTGTTCAACCGGGTGCAGCAACGTTTCGAGCAGAACAAGATCGCCCACGGTCGCCCTGCGAAAGAGGATGTGAGCTATCTGCTGACCACTAAACTGTTCTGCGGCAAGTGCGGTACGCTCATGGGCGGCGAGAGCGGCACCAGCCACATGGGAAACACCTACTATTACTACAAGTGCGGCAACGCCAAACGCCACGGCAAGGCGCACTGCGACCTGAAAGCCATCCGCAAGGAGCCTCTGGAGCGGTTCGTGGTGGACACTGCCATTAAGGTGATTTTCAGCGATGAAATCATCGAACAGATGATAGATTTGGTCATGGAAGCCCAGCAGAAGGAGAACACCCGGCTGCCTGTCCTGAAAGACCAACTCCGGGATACAGAGAAGCGGCTGGCAAATCTTCTGGAAGCCATTGAACAGGGTATCCTAACCCCGACCACCAAGCAGCGGCTGGACGAACTGGAAGCCCGGAAAGAAGCTCTGAACACCAGCATTCTGGAAGAAGAGCTGAAAAAGCCCGTCCTGACCCGCGAATGGATGCGGTTCTGGTTTGAAAAATTCCGCAAGGGTGACATGAGAGACATGGAACACCAGCGGCAGATCATTGATACCTTTGTCAACTCGGTCTACGTCTTTGACGACCGGATCGTACTCAATTTCAACTTCACAGACGATGCTAAGACGGTCACTCGTGAGGAAGTGTTGGGTTCGAGTGCTGTGGACAATGCTCCACCAAATCCCCAGACCATTCGGTCTGGGGATTTTTTGTTGTGA
- a CDS encoding FtsX-like permease family protein, with amino-acid sequence MKSYLSLIPISAKVRRRQNRMTILCIVIAVFLVSAIFSVADMMLRTQMNRAAGKDGSWHLQIAGITQSQAEQLAQQPDVVCTGAGAVFNEGGEEDYRLNGKRVVLYGCDVQFLLVNRSVAFEGTFPEQDGEVLLGKGAARIFGVAIGDSVMLKLPDGQNRTLTVTGIGGVDESYYEMQFALVDIYLPQETFESLLTGQGEALPQTVYDLQYTSAAKAAKALPQLQQQYGEDAVHENLNVMGSAGQSNSTAFRTVYGMAGVLFALVLLAGVLMISGTMNSNVAQRTRFFGMMRCLGMSKQQVVHFVRMEALNWCRIAVPIGLVLGTFSSWAVCGALRYGIGGEFATTPVFRLSMGGLCAGVVVGVVTVLLAAQAPAKRAAEVPPVAAASGSEQAAVVHHAANLGSGRTETALGIYHATASKKNWFLITASFALSIVLALGFIVILQFASLLLPSLAPWQADVIYTGYDNERVLPDTMAQQLRRMPGVARVWGCTGLVHVPASSDRNNVEQVTFCSYDDFMLESSKSMVVKGRMAKNSGADNEVMTMYNKTNPIRVGDTITVNGVPLTVVGAFSQGIFPDDVTIIAPETLFRRVAGEQNYNMIGVQLDRTANDETVLALAAFSSDQIVVQDLRESNRQDRGTYYAARIVLYGFLAIIGGISLLNIINSISMSVSARMKQYGILRAIGMDDAQLKRMVSAEAGTYAVSGLVVGIALGLVLNRMLYTRLITHYFGAAWQVPWGCLAVIVVVVLAAVVLAVYNPVRRILMQPITATISEL; translated from the coding sequence ATGAAAAGCTATCTGAGCCTGATCCCGATTTCTGCCAAGGTACGCAGACGGCAGAACCGCATGACGATTTTGTGCATCGTCATTGCGGTGTTTCTGGTCAGTGCTATTTTCAGTGTAGCGGATATGATGCTGCGCACCCAAATGAATCGCGCAGCAGGAAAAGATGGCAGTTGGCATTTACAGATTGCTGGAATTACACAGAGTCAGGCAGAACAGCTGGCACAGCAGCCGGACGTGGTGTGCACAGGTGCAGGAGCGGTGTTCAATGAGGGCGGAGAAGAGGATTACCGCCTGAACGGAAAACGGGTGGTTCTTTACGGTTGTGATGTGCAATTTCTGCTTGTGAATCGTTCCGTAGCCTTTGAGGGGACTTTTCCGGAACAGGACGGAGAGGTGCTGCTTGGAAAAGGTGCCGCCCGGATTTTTGGTGTGGCAATCGGAGATTCGGTCATGCTGAAGCTGCCGGACGGGCAGAACCGGACACTGACTGTGACTGGAATCGGCGGTGTGGACGAAAGCTATTACGAAATGCAATTTGCACTGGTGGATATTTATCTGCCGCAGGAGACATTTGAATCGCTTCTGACTGGGCAGGGAGAAGCTCTGCCGCAGACTGTGTACGATCTGCAGTATACCAGCGCTGCCAAGGCGGCAAAAGCTCTGCCGCAGCTACAGCAGCAGTATGGCGAGGATGCCGTGCATGAAAATTTGAATGTGATGGGTTCTGCCGGACAGAGCAACAGCACTGCGTTCCGGACGGTGTACGGCATGGCGGGCGTGCTGTTTGCTCTGGTGCTGCTTGCCGGTGTGCTGATGATCTCCGGTACCATGAACAGCAATGTTGCGCAGCGCACCCGGTTCTTTGGTATGATGCGCTGTCTCGGAATGAGCAAACAGCAGGTCGTTCATTTTGTCCGGATGGAAGCACTCAACTGGTGCAGGATTGCGGTCCCGATCGGCCTTGTTCTGGGGACATTTTCCAGTTGGGCGGTGTGCGGCGCACTGCGGTACGGCATTGGCGGCGAGTTTGCGACAACGCCAGTATTCCGGTTGAGTATGGGCGGTCTGTGCGCCGGTGTTGTGGTGGGCGTAGTAACGGTGTTGCTGGCGGCACAGGCTCCGGCCAAGCGGGCTGCAGAGGTCCCGCCTGTGGCGGCGGCTTCCGGGAGTGAACAGGCGGCAGTTGTGCATCATGCAGCGAATCTTGGCTCCGGTCGGACTGAAACTGCACTGGGCATATACCATGCCACCGCAAGCAAAAAGAATTGGTTCCTGATTACCGCAAGCTTTGCATTAAGCATTGTGCTTGCACTGGGATTTATCGTTATTTTGCAGTTTGCTTCTCTGCTGTTGCCAAGTTTGGCACCATGGCAGGCGGATGTGATATACACCGGTTATGACAACGAACGGGTGCTGCCGGATACCATGGCGCAGCAGTTGCGAAGGATGCCCGGTGTTGCACGTGTATGGGGCTGTACGGGTCTTGTCCATGTACCTGCCAGCAGCGACCGGAACAATGTCGAGCAGGTCACATTCTGTTCGTACGATGACTTTATGCTGGAATCCAGCAAAAGCATGGTGGTCAAGGGAAGAATGGCAAAAAATTCCGGTGCAGACAATGAAGTGATGACGATGTACAACAAAACAAACCCCATCCGTGTCGGGGATACCATCACGGTGAACGGTGTGCCGCTGACGGTCGTGGGCGCATTCTCACAGGGAATATTTCCGGACGATGTGACCATTATTGCGCCTGAAACGCTGTTCCGCCGTGTAGCAGGAGAACAGAATTACAATATGATCGGGGTGCAGCTGGACCGCACCGCCAATGACGAGACCGTGCTGGCGCTGGCGGCTTTTTCCAGTGATCAGATCGTTGTGCAGGATTTGCGGGAAAGCAACCGGCAGGACCGTGGGACTTATTATGCGGCACGGATCGTACTGTATGGATTTCTTGCCATTATTGGCGGCATTTCCCTGCTGAACATCATCAACAGCATTTCCATGAGCGTGTCGGCACGAATGAAGCAGTATGGCATCCTGCGTGCCATCGGGATGGATGATGCACAGCTGAAACGCATGGTCTCTGCCGAAGCTGGCACCTATGCAGTGTCCGGCCTTGTGGTGGGCATTGCGCTGGGTCTTGTGCTGAACCGGATGCTGTATACCCGGCTCATCACCCATTATTTCGGTGCAGCGTGGCAGGTGCCGTGGGGCTGTCTTGCCGTGATTGTCGTAGTCGTGCTGGCGGCGGTGGTGCTGGCAGTATATAACCCGGTCAGGCGAATCCTCATGCAGCCCATTACTGCAACCATCAGTGAATTATAA
- a CDS encoding ABC transporter ATP-binding protein has product MELLEVNHLCKTYGSGETAVHALKDVSFSVPKGEYVAVVGESGSGKSTLLNLIGGLDTPTSGKVLIDGKDVFAMKDRELTIFRRRNIGFIFQAFNLIPELTVEQNILFPVLLDYQKPDRAYLEELLTVLNLKDRRKHLPSQLSGGQQQRVAIGRALMTRPSLILADEPTGNLDTQNTSEVIALLKETSRKYEQTILMITHNRSIAQTADRVLQVSDGCLTDFGRCRE; this is encoded by the coding sequence ATGGAACTATTAGAAGTCAACCATCTCTGCAAGACCTACGGCAGCGGAGAAACCGCTGTCCATGCGCTGAAAGATGTCAGCTTTTCTGTGCCGAAAGGCGAATATGTGGCGGTCGTTGGCGAATCCGGCTCCGGCAAAAGCACCCTGCTCAATCTGATCGGCGGACTGGATACGCCGACTTCCGGCAAGGTGCTGATTGACGGCAAGGATGTTTTTGCCATGAAAGACCGGGAACTGACGATCTTCCGCCGCCGCAATATCGGTTTTATCTTTCAGGCATTCAACCTCATCCCGGAGCTGACCGTGGAGCAGAACATCCTGTTCCCGGTGCTGCTGGACTACCAAAAGCCGGACAGGGCATATCTGGAAGAACTGCTGACCGTGCTGAATCTGAAAGACCGTCGGAAGCATCTGCCAAGCCAGCTTTCCGGTGGGCAGCAGCAACGGGTAGCCATCGGCCGCGCCCTGATGACCCGCCCTTCACTGATTTTGGCGGATGAGCCGACCGGCAATCTGGACACCCAGAACACCAGCGAGGTCATTGCCCTGTTGAAAGAAACGTCCCGGAAATACGAGCAGACCATCCTGATGATCACCCACAACCGCAGCATTGCACAGACGGCAGACCGGGTGTTGCAGGTATCGGACGGCTGCCTGACCGATTTTGGGAGGTGCCGGGAATGA
- a CDS encoding sensor histidine kinase: MKVFANREIRNLFQAVLAVWAVALALTQDIVWHTTHVFSFGLLLVFLLLGGCLWGVLFRYFQRQSALLEQAVQQIQSCLDGNSDARLGCDREGELYRLFHSVNALAAVLSAHADNEQREKRFLKNTIADISHQLKTPLAALNIYNGLLQDEAVSPSEVKEFADLSEQELDRIETLVQNLLKITRLDAGSVVLEKKNENVAEMVQDIARQYHYRAEQEQKKLVLSGSEAVTLWCDRDWMQEAVDNLVKNAFDHTKSGDTIQVEWNALSPMVQIKVRDNGSGIHPEDLYHIFKRFYRSRFSQDTQGIGLGLPLAKAVVEAHHGTIEVDSELGKGTTFTLNFPIPTKL, encoded by the coding sequence ATGAAAGTATTCGCAAACCGGGAGATCCGAAATTTGTTCCAAGCCGTGCTGGCGGTCTGGGCGGTGGCATTGGCGCTCACGCAGGACATCGTATGGCATACGACGCATGTATTTTCTTTCGGGTTACTGTTGGTTTTTCTGCTTCTGGGCGGCTGTCTCTGGGGCGTGCTTTTTCGCTATTTCCAAAGGCAGAGCGCGCTTCTGGAACAGGCAGTCCAGCAAATCCAAAGCTGTCTGGATGGCAACTCGGATGCACGACTGGGCTGCGACCGGGAGGGAGAACTTTACCGTCTGTTTCACTCCGTTAATGCATTGGCGGCAGTTCTGAGCGCACACGCAGACAACGAGCAGCGGGAGAAGCGTTTTTTGAAAAATACCATTGCAGATATTTCGCACCAGCTCAAAACACCGCTGGCGGCGTTGAATATCTACAACGGTCTGCTTCAGGACGAAGCGGTTTCGCCGTCGGAAGTCAAAGAGTTTGCAGACCTGTCCGAACAGGAGTTGGACCGCATCGAAACGCTGGTGCAGAATCTGCTCAAAATCACCCGGCTGGATGCCGGTTCGGTCGTCTTGGAGAAGAAAAACGAAAATGTTGCTGAAATGGTGCAGGACATCGCGCGGCAGTATCACTATCGTGCAGAGCAGGAACAGAAAAAGCTCGTTCTGTCCGGCTCAGAGGCGGTTACACTTTGGTGCGACCGTGACTGGATGCAGGAAGCTGTGGACAATCTTGTAAAGAATGCCTTTGACCACACAAAGAGCGGAGATACGATTCAGGTAGAGTGGAATGCACTGTCGCCCATGGTTCAAATCAAAGTACGCGACAACGGCAGCGGCATCCACCCGGAGGATCTATACCATATCTTCAAGCGGTTTTATCGCAGCCGCTTTTCACAGGATACACAGGGCATCGGGCTGGGTCTGCCGCTGGCAAAAGCCGTTGTGGAAGCCCATCACGGCACCATTGAAGTAGACAGCGAGCTGGGAAAGGGCACGACCTTTACTCTGAATTTTCCGATTCCTACAAAATTGTAG
- a CDS encoding response regulator transcription factor, with amino-acid sequence MRKLFLLEDDLSLISGLTFAFKKQGFALDTARTLTEAEVLWSDRKYDLLVLDVSLPDGSGFDFCQKVRRTSNVPILFLTASDEEMNIIMGLELGGDDYLTKPFKLGVLLSRVNALLRRANASSAGEPVLESGSITVRLLQGQVYKNGILLELTGAEYKLLCFFMQHPNAVLSKEQILDALWDCDGDYIDSSALTVYIRRLRMKIEDDPGKPQMLLTVRGMGYKWNG; translated from the coding sequence ATGAGAAAACTGTTCCTTTTGGAAGATGATCTGAGCCTGATCAGTGGGCTGACTTTTGCATTCAAGAAACAGGGCTTTGCACTGGATACAGCCCGGACGCTGACAGAAGCCGAGGTGCTGTGGTCAGACAGAAAATATGACCTGCTGGTGCTGGATGTTTCCCTGCCGGATGGCTCTGGCTTTGATTTCTGCCAGAAGGTGCGGCGCACATCCAACGTGCCGATTCTGTTCCTGACTGCTTCGGATGAGGAAATGAATATCATCATGGGACTGGAACTGGGCGGGGATGATTACCTGACCAAGCCGTTCAAGCTGGGTGTCCTGTTGTCGCGGGTCAATGCACTGCTTCGCCGTGCAAATGCGTCCAGCGCAGGAGAACCCGTACTGGAATCGGGCAGCATCACCGTCCGGCTGTTGCAGGGGCAGGTATACAAAAACGGAATCTTGCTGGAACTGACCGGCGCAGAGTACAAGCTGCTCTGCTTCTTTATGCAGCATCCGAATGCCGTGCTATCCAAGGAACAAATTCTGGATGCACTGTGGGACTGCGATGGGGATTACATTGACAGCAGTGCCTTAACAGTGTATATCCGGCGGCTGCGGATGAAGATTGAGGACGACCCCGGCAAACCGCAGATGCTGCTGACTGTCCGCGGCATGGGTTATAAATGGAATGGGTAA
- a CDS encoding plasmid mobilization protein, giving the protein MTKTNVQPIPSNSQHHDTPNNKTHVIKFRVTAEEKASLELTCKLLNLSLSTFIRRAIHNVKIEKTVIVAGGGEETLTAVSTLLAQCSKVGTNLNQLARHFNSGGADTEQIRAKLLDELADLTAFRLHAEKVLGELYGNAQAYQL; this is encoded by the coding sequence ATGACCAAAACGAATGTTCAACCGATCCCTAGCAATTCCCAGCACCACGACACGCCGAACAACAAAACGCACGTCATCAAGTTCCGTGTGACAGCGGAGGAAAAAGCGTCACTGGAACTCACTTGCAAACTCCTGAATCTCTCCCTCTCCACTTTTATCCGCCGTGCCATCCACAACGTCAAGATTGAGAAAACAGTCATCGTTGCCGGCGGCGGAGAAGAAACCCTAACCGCTGTTTCCACTTTGCTTGCTCAGTGCAGCAAAGTGGGCACCAACCTCAACCAGCTTGCAAGGCACTTCAATTCCGGCGGTGCGGACACCGAGCAGATCCGGGCGAAACTCCTTGACGAACTTGCGGACCTGACCGCATTTCGGCTGCACGCCGAGAAAGTTCTGGGTGAACTGTATGGCAACGCTCAAGCATATCAGCTCTAA
- a CDS encoding relaxase/mobilization nuclease domain-containing protein — protein MATLKHISSKNSDYTAIEAYLVYQHDAFTGKQLLDEQGRPKLRESYLLDTLECGDFSFATACLLANRKYGKNTQHGDIKSHQYIISFDPRDAADNGLTMEKAQALGLKFCEENFPGHPAIVCTHPDGHNHSGNIHVHIVIGSVRTREVERKPYMQKPRDWLEGMKHSSTAQTMRHLRVEVMELCEGAGLYQIDLLNGSKERVSEAEYWARRRGQLKLDRENAALTAAGQPSRQKKFETMKDTLRKQISSVLYRTTSFEEFSDRLMQQYGITVKESRGLLSYLPSGRTKFIRAKHLGDKFDKAAVLATLQANAERKPKAQFKQDAIGKLIDIQSRMTEGKGIGYKRWLTKHNLKVMAQTVKLLQEKDLTDEDTLNQRITELETKYHDALAVVKDLEGRMKFNKELRYHIAAYTSTKNVAQQLKTAKRPAAFEEQHRAELTAYRAAAAYFKANNITKLPSSKKLEAEYAQLASEKAKFYEQYKESKEELLKLKTAKQNVVSFFREEEPAQQER, from the coding sequence ATGGCAACGCTCAAGCATATCAGCTCTAAAAACTCGGACTACACCGCCATCGAAGCGTATCTCGTTTACCAGCATGATGCGTTCACTGGAAAGCAACTTCTGGATGAACAGGGCAGACCGAAGCTGCGAGAATCGTACCTGCTCGACACCCTTGAGTGTGGCGATTTCTCGTTTGCAACAGCTTGTCTGCTGGCAAACCGCAAGTATGGTAAGAATACCCAGCATGGTGATATCAAGAGCCACCAGTATATCATCAGCTTTGACCCAAGAGATGCAGCCGACAACGGCTTGACTATGGAAAAGGCACAGGCACTTGGCCTGAAATTCTGCGAAGAAAACTTTCCCGGTCACCCTGCCATCGTCTGCACTCACCCGGATGGGCACAACCATTCGGGAAACATCCACGTCCACATCGTGATTGGCAGCGTCCGAACACGGGAAGTGGAGCGCAAGCCCTATATGCAGAAGCCCCGTGACTGGCTAGAGGGCATGAAGCACTCCAGCACAGCCCAGACCATGCGGCATTTGCGTGTCGAGGTCATGGAGCTGTGCGAGGGTGCCGGATTGTACCAGATCGACCTGCTCAACGGCTCGAAAGAGCGTGTCAGCGAAGCTGAGTATTGGGCGCGTAGGCGTGGTCAGTTGAAACTTGACCGTGAGAACGCAGCCCTCACCGCAGCTGGGCAACCGTCCCGGCAGAAGAAGTTTGAAACCATGAAAGACACTTTACGGAAACAGATTTCTTCGGTGCTGTACCGCACAACAAGTTTTGAAGAATTTTCTGACAGGCTCATGCAACAGTATGGCATCACCGTCAAGGAAAGCCGTGGACTGCTCAGCTATCTGCCCTCTGGCAGAACGAAGTTCATCCGGGCGAAACATCTCGGTGACAAGTTCGATAAGGCGGCAGTGCTTGCCACGTTGCAGGCAAATGCCGAACGCAAACCCAAGGCGCAGTTCAAGCAGGATGCCATCGGGAAACTGATCGACATCCAGTCGAGGATGACCGAGGGCAAGGGCATCGGCTATAAGCGTTGGCTCACGAAACACAATCTCAAAGTTATGGCACAAACCGTGAAGCTTCTGCAGGAAAAGGACTTGACCGACGAGGACACCTTGAACCAGCGCATCACCGAACTGGAAACCAAGTATCACGACGCACTGGCGGTGGTGAAAGACCTCGAAGGTCGCATGAAATTCAACAAAGAGCTGCGCTATCACATCGCAGCCTACACCAGCACCAAGAATGTCGCACAGCAGTTAAAGACCGCCAAGCGACCCGCAGCATTTGAGGAGCAGCACCGTGCAGAGCTGACAGCGTACCGGGCGGCAGCAGCCTATTTCAAGGCAAACAACATTACAAAGCTGCCCAGCTCGAAAAAGCTGGAAGCCGAGTATGCGCAGCTGGCATCCGAAAAGGCGAAGTTCTACGAGCAGTACAAGGAATCTAAAGAGGAACTGCTCAAACTGAAAACCGCAAAGCAGAATGTTGTGTCCTTTTTCCGGGAGGAAGAACCGGCGCAGCAGGAGAGATAA
- a CDS encoding transposase, producing the protein MRLNKKKKSTNISPYPDDVIDRLARAFYPAILACWNSEEGQQEFAAWQAEQAHHANKKEIQEVPAGELPGIHIAIVCGLWQGASGWAHPVFVLCNKVITYKIFFYNSKHI; encoded by the coding sequence GTGCGTTTGAACAAAAAGAAAAAGTCCACAAACATTTCCCCTTACCCCGATGATGTCATCGACCGTCTGGCACGGGCATTCTACCCGGCGATCCTTGCCTGCTGGAACAGCGAGGAAGGCCAGCAGGAGTTTGCCGCGTGGCAGGCGGAGCAGGCTCATCACGCAAACAAAAAAGAAATCCAGGAAGTTCCCGCTGGGGAACTCCCTGGTATACATATCGCTATTGTCTGTGGTCTTTGGCAGGGTGCGTCCGGGTGGGCGCACCCTGTTTTTGTTTTATGCAACAAGGTTATAACCTACAAGATTTTTTTCTATAACTCCAAGCATATATAA